The proteins below come from a single Papaver somniferum cultivar HN1 chromosome 11, ASM357369v1, whole genome shotgun sequence genomic window:
- the LOC113324453 gene encoding uncharacterized protein LOC113324453 produces MRAVQRRILWAEMEVISDLNLTWLAISDFNAITSGDEKVGGKTLKRSSMMDFNNCLDTCALMQAPKMVLCTLGLIVNMEVKEFCKILRDWNWNVFGNINVHVKEAEAKVQEAMLNSNNNPFDEEALDNLVAAQNLHSSKEAQLYTFLKHESRNKWIKEGAANTGFLHAKLKIRQSKNSISELEDQDGNIISDQKQISEELIKYFEQKFKYKEVEDVEHMLNVIPEVITSDDQEMIEKVPDEEEIKAILFDMDQDSAPNPDGFSSCLYRSCWDIIHQEVVEAIQFCWRRRFIPKGLNSNFLVLIPKTEGARKPSQFRPIGLSNISFKIFRKILETRMGNLMHKLVSPQQVAYVKGICIQDQIILASELVNEMSSKRRCGNVALKLDISQAYDSIKEMIQMERSEFPDKYLGVVLIQGRVKTSTLWLMAEMMQKKLAAWKGKLLSFQERLVLIKSVMCSIPVYSMGIYKWPTSIIWKINKSDEEWALFFHAKYKDKNGQWSTKWQKSSVWPGLKWAWNALKDEIRWSIGDGTNISVWFDLWIGDRSLIKRFGYTDYIAANINLKVSDVMVDGKWSFDTELQTMIHNVRPPKVVGGEDLQVWTGDLKGKFSVSTPVNKLRRTEHPVRWCRFIWKNFIHPCVASNIWKLIEGVYTDDQKMIQNGGIGVATNYLAESYGVMNALELEVEWKLQDIIIVLDSKTVLAEFAQGKVHWFLKGRWKRAQGKVSKIRYHHCYREVNFSEDSIAKKGASLTAGKRLLHMGRPPYLPRIEMPDVDYFRFC; encoded by the exons ATGAGAGCTGTTCAGAGAAGAATCTTATGGGCAGAGATGGAAGTTATTAGTGATCTAAATTTGACATGGTTGGCAATTAGTGATTTTAATGCAATTACTTCAGgtgatgaaaaagttggtggtaaaaCTCTTAAAAGAAGTTCAATGATGGATTTCAACAATTGTCTTGATACATGTGCCCTTATGCAAGCTCCTAAAATGGTCTTATGCACTCTTGGTCTAATTGTCAACATGGAAGTAAAAGAATTTTGT AAAATTCTAAGGGATTGGAATTGGAATGTTTTTGGTAACATTAATGTTCACGTTAAGGAGGCAGAAGCAAAGGTTCAGGAGGCTATGCTAAATTCCAATAATAATCCTTTTGATGAAGAAGCATTAGATAATTTGGTGGCAGCTCAGAATTTGCATAGTTCTAAGGAAGCTCAGTTATATACTTTTCTGAAGCATgaatcaagaaataaatggataaAAGAAGGAGCTGCCAATACAGGTTTCTTACATGCAAAACTTAAAATTAGGCAATCAAAGAATAGCATCAGTGAGCTTGAGGACCAGGATGGAAATATAATTTCAGACCAAAAGCAAATTTCAGAAGAGCTAATCAAATATTTTGAACAGAAATTTAAGTACAAGGAAGTGGAAGATGTTGAACATATGCTGAATGTCATACCAGAAGTGATAACTAGTGATGATCAGGAAATGATTGAGAAAGttccagatgaagaagaaattaaagccATATTATTTGATATGGACCAGGACAGTGCACCTAATCCTGATGGGTTTTCAAGCTGTTTGTATAGATCATGCTGGGATATCATTCATCAAGAAGTAGTGGAAGCAATTCAATTTTGTTGGAGAAGGAGGTTTATACCTAAGGGTCTCAACTCCAACTTTTTAGTACTTATTCCAAAAACTGAAGGTGCAAGGAAACCAAGTCAATTCAGACCAATTGGCCTGAGTAATATAAGcttcaaaattttcagaaaaattctgGAAACCAGAATGGGTAATCTAATGCACAAATTGGTCTCTCCTCAGCAAGTGGCTTATGTTAAAGGTATATGTATTCAAGACCAGATAATTTTAGCTTCAGAATTAGTAAATGAGATGTCAAGCAAAAGAAGATGTGGAAATGTAGCTCTTAAGCTTGACATTTCTCAAGCTTATGATTCA ATTAAAGAGATGATTCAAATGGAAAGAAGTGAATTCCCTGACAAGTATTTGGGTGTAGTGCTTATTCAAGGAAGAGTGAAAACCTCCACATTATGGCTAATGGCTGAAATGATGCAAAAGAAGCTTGCTGCTTGGAAGGGCAAGCTATTGTCTTTTCAAGAGAGATTAGTGCTAATTAAGTCAGTCATGTGCAGTATCCCTGTGTATAGTATGGGTATCTACAAATGGCCAACTTCA ataatttGGAAGATTAATAAGTCAGATGAAGAATGGGCCTTGTTTTTTCATGCAAAATACAAAGATAAAAATGGTCAGTGGAGTACTAAATGGCAAAAATCTTCAGTGTGGCCAGGTTTAAAATGGGCATGGAATGCTCTTAAAGATGAGATCAGATGGAGTATTGGGGATGGTACCAACATTTCAGTATGGTTTGATTTGTGGATTGGTGACAGATCACTCATTAAAAGATTTGGATACACAGATTACATTGCTGCCAATATTAATTTGAAAGTTTCAGATGTAATGGTAGATGGTAAATGGTCATTTGATACTGAACTTCAAACGATGATACATAATGTTAGGCCACCTAAAGTTGTTGGAGGAGAAGATTTGCAAGTTTGGACTGGTGATTTGAAGGGTAAATTCTCAGTTTCAACTCCAGTGAACAAACTAAGACGCACAGAACATCCAGTTAGGTGGTGTAGATTCATATGGAAGAACTTTATCCATCCTTGTGTGGCTAGCAATATCTGGAAATTGATTGAAGGAGTGTACACTGATGATCAAAAAATGATACAGAATGG GGGTATAGGTGTTGCTACAAACTATTTGGCAGAGTCTTATGGTGTCATGAATGCTTTGGAGTTGGAAGTTGAATGGAAATTGCAGGATATCATTATTGTATTAGATTCAAAAACAGTTCTTGCGGAATTTGCTCAAGGGAAGGTGCATTGGTTTCTGAAAGGGAGATGGAAAAGGGCTCAAGGAAAAGTGTCCAAAATAAGGTATCATCACTGCTACagagaagtgaatttctcagaagaTAGCATTGCCAAAAAGGGTGCTTCTCTTACAGCAGGGAAAAGATTACTACACATGGGAAGACCTCCTTATTTACCAAGAATTGAAATGCCAGATGTGGATTACTTCAGATTTTGCTAG
- the LOC113324454 gene encoding uncharacterized protein LOC113324454, with amino-acid sequence MADNHSARGSRVVNITKISEKCPSISLIDDQEDNRYDSWKFSLISRLDFLRIKFADAMNILKSQWKLNGNCHLIPLGKGFFTIKLSNEEDKNYISNYRWDVQDQVLRTRNWIPDFRPENQRTSHALIWVSLPGLSLEYWDEKNIFTICDAIGNTVKVDDVILKFSSGYVARVLVELDLSEPIPNKLWIITKYGSFSQGIVLNKIPKFCSRCKIVGHTLAECRFNNNINKENPSEVPVGSVGKPIDKGQQMPHEPFDLCPPLIIPEVGTPKPNTEIPITEGRFSSLQDLAINEEDASNERIPKEMLTPTKILQMVEVNSLEASVIKFVNGKDGTVSSESVPVTSWSRLFQKPASQKAKTGDDTMMYASTSTST; translated from the coding sequence ATGGCAGACAATCATTCAGCTAGAGGCTCGAGGGTTGTCAACATtacaaaaatttcagaaaaatgtCCTTCGATTTCTTTGATTGATGATCAAGAGGATAACAGGTATGATTCATGGAAGTTTTCTCTGATAAGTAGATTGGATTTTCTTAGAATTAAGTTTGCTGATGCGATGAATATTTTAAAGAGTCAATGGAAATTAAATGGTAATTGTCATTTAATTCCTTTGGGTAAAGGATTTTTCACAATTAAGCTGTCTAATGAAGAAGATAAGAACTATATTTCAAATTATCGTTGGGATGTACAGGATCAGGTATTAAGAACTAGAAATTGGATTCCCGATTTTAGACCTGAAAATCAGAGAACCTCTCATGCCTTGATATGGGTATCTCTACCAGGATTAAGCTTAGAATATTGGGATGAGAAAAATATATTTACAATATGTGATGCAATTGGAAATACGGTGAAGGTGGATGATGTTATTCTTAAATTTTCAAGTGGGTATGTTGCAAGGGTTTTAGTTGAGTTAGATCTTTCAGAACCAATACCAAATAAACTCTGGATAATCACTAAATATGGTAGTTTCTCACAAGGTATTGTTCTTAATAAAATACCAAAGTTTTGCTCTCGTTGTAAGATTGTTGGTCATACTTTGGCAGAATGTAGGTTCAATAATAACATCAATAAGGAAAATCCATCAGAGGTTCCAGTGGGTAGTGTTGGGAAGCCAATAGACAAAGGTCAGCAGATGCCACATGAACCCTTTGATTTATGTCCACCTTTAATAATACCAGAAGTAGGAACTCCTAAACCAAATACTGAGATTCCTATTACTGAAGGAAGATTCAGTTCTCTGCAGGATTTAGCTATAAATGAAGAAGATGCTAGTAATGAGAGAATTCCAAAAGAAATGCTCACTCCAACAAAAATTCTACAAATGGTGGAAGTTAATTCTTTGGAAGCAAGTGTGATTAAGTTTGTCAATGGCAAAGATGGCACAGTATCTTCTGAAAGTGTCCCAGTAACTTCATGGTCTAGACTTTTTCAGAAGCCTGCATCACAAAAAGCAAAAACTGGAGATGATACTATGATGTATGCTTCTACTTCAACTAGTACATAA